A section of the Paenibacillus odorifer genome encodes:
- a CDS encoding toxin-antitoxin system HicB family antitoxin: protein MAAKKSFPLRIDPDLHEALERWAGEEFRSVNGHIEYLLRESLKRAGRLPEKKRREE, encoded by the coding sequence ATGGCGGCCAAGAAAAGCTTTCCACTGCGGATCGATCCGGATCTGCATGAGGCGCTGGAACGATGGGCGGGAGAGGAATTTCGCAGCGTAAACGGACATATCGAATACTTGTTGCGTGAGTCTTTGAAACGTGCAGGCCGCTTACCTGAAAAAAAACGGCGAGAGGAATAA
- a CDS encoding response regulator: MSVIKVLLVDDHDMVRMGLKTYLMLEPTFEVIGEAANGQEALEMLRAGGHEGLPDLVLMDLMMPVMNGAETTRAVLAEFPGLKIVILTSFLEDDLVVDAIEAGAVSYVLKTVSAEELIYALQGAYRGMPVMTGDVSQALTRGIRQRTVQGDSSGLTEREKEVLLLIAEGKTNKDIGEELHISIKTVKTHVSNLLMKCELDDRTQLAIYAHRKGWAQG; this comes from the coding sequence ATGAGTGTCATAAAAGTGTTGCTCGTAGATGATCATGATATGGTACGGATGGGCCTCAAAACATATCTAATGCTGGAGCCTACATTCGAGGTCATCGGTGAGGCGGCGAATGGACAAGAGGCGCTGGAGATGCTGCGTGCTGGTGGACATGAAGGTCTGCCTGACCTCGTGCTGATGGATTTGATGATGCCTGTGATGAATGGTGCCGAGACCACAAGAGCAGTGCTGGCTGAATTTCCTGGCCTCAAAATCGTGATCCTCACCAGCTTCCTGGAGGATGATCTTGTTGTAGATGCTATAGAGGCTGGTGCAGTCAGCTACGTGCTCAAAACAGTGTCGGCAGAAGAGTTAATCTACGCGCTGCAAGGGGCTTACCGCGGCATGCCCGTCATGACGGGTGATGTGTCACAGGCGCTGACCCGTGGTATACGCCAGCGCACCGTGCAAGGTGATTCCTCCGGTTTAACAGAGCGTGAGAAGGAAGTCCTGCTGCTTATAGCTGAGGGCAAGACCAATAAGGATATCGGTGAGGAGCTGCATATCAGCATCAAGACAGTAAAGACGCATGTCAGCAATCTGTTGATGAAATGCGAGCTTGATGACCGTACCCAGTTGGCTATTTACGCTCATCGGAAGGGCTGGGCTCAGGGGTAG
- the liaF gene encoding cell wall-active antibiotics response protein LiaF, which yields MKRRFTSQVLGGLILIGIGAMFLLRQLGYTDFSLGYLISNYWPVILILMGMKRLLGTGEEQSKGSSPIGGFFFLAIGVFFLGRNLDWFDISAGDFFKMFIPVMLIGGGLYVIFKPRGSVPPVPPAPPSPPDHFPSGKSSLDVEPPKPLDSTLDEQFEQKFGKASGQRDWKDYLQKDEEDDEDETGSYKSGAEARWQEKQERHERRRQERHERHARRHGEWHEEFHESNNQKESTNRSAFIGDVHMGREHFQLKNTNISQFIGDTVLDLTNAQIAYGETRINISAFIGDIKVYIPNDMDLGISVNSSSFIGDMEVLDQSRSGFMSSVQCKTPYYKEAGKKVRINVSAFIGDIKVKTVG from the coding sequence ATGAAAAGAAGGTTCACCAGCCAGGTTTTAGGCGGCCTGATCCTGATAGGGATTGGAGCTATGTTTCTACTGAGACAATTGGGTTACACTGATTTCAGCTTAGGTTACCTGATTTCGAATTATTGGCCGGTTATCTTGATCCTAATGGGAATGAAACGGCTTTTAGGTACAGGGGAGGAGCAATCAAAAGGTTCTTCACCTATCGGCGGCTTTTTCTTTCTGGCGATCGGAGTGTTTTTCCTTGGACGGAATTTAGATTGGTTTGATATTTCGGCCGGGGATTTTTTCAAAATGTTCATTCCAGTCATGTTGATTGGCGGCGGACTTTATGTGATTTTTAAACCACGCGGTTCAGTACCACCTGTGCCACCAGCTCCACCGTCACCACCAGATCACTTTCCTTCAGGAAAAAGCTCACTAGATGTGGAGCCGCCCAAACCGCTGGATTCCACACTTGATGAACAATTTGAGCAAAAATTCGGCAAGGCTTCTGGTCAACGCGACTGGAAGGACTATCTTCAAAAAGATGAAGAAGACGATGAGGACGAAACAGGATCTTATAAGTCCGGCGCTGAAGCACGTTGGCAAGAGAAGCAGGAACGACACGAGCGCAGACGTCAGGAACGTCATGAGCGTCATGCTCGTAGACATGGTGAATGGCATGAGGAATTCCATGAATCAAATAATCAAAAGGAATCGACCAATCGCTCTGCTTTTATCGGAGATGTCCACATGGGGCGCGAGCATTTCCAACTGAAGAACACGAATATCTCGCAGTTTATCGGCGATACCGTACTGGATCTGACGAATGCACAAATTGCTTATGGCGAAACGAGGATTAATATTTCCGCTTTTATAGGCGACATTAAAGTGTACATTCCGAATGATATGGATCTTGGCATCTCGGTGAACAGCAGTTCTTTTATCGGGGATATGGAAGTTCTGGATCAGTCTCGCAGTGGGTTTATGAGCAGTGTACAGTGCAAGACTCCTTATTATAAAGAAGCAGGCAAAAAAGTCCGTATAAATGTAAGTGCATTTATAGGTGACATTAAAGTTAAAACGGTGGGTTAG
- a CDS encoding response regulator transcription factor has protein sequence MRPNILIIDDDEKIISMLRRGLAFEGYDVKTAVNGADGLRAILSSDPDVVILDVMMPQVDGFEVCRRLREGGSNVPVLMLTAKDEIEHRVKGLDLGADDYLVKPFALEELLARVRALLRRKSEQSEGGEQAVSYEDITLDVDSREVTRAGKRLELTAKEFELLHLFMQNPKRVLSRDLIMDKIWGYDYSGESNVLEVYIAMLRQKTEEHGGKRLIQTIRGAGYILRGDN, from the coding sequence ATGCGACCGAATATTCTAATTATTGATGATGACGAAAAGATTATTTCTATGCTGCGTAGAGGTTTAGCTTTTGAAGGTTACGATGTGAAAACAGCGGTGAATGGAGCGGATGGATTACGGGCGATCTTGAGCAGTGATCCGGATGTGGTAATTTTGGATGTAATGATGCCTCAGGTGGATGGCTTTGAAGTATGTCGCCGCCTGCGGGAAGGGGGCAGTAATGTACCTGTTCTCATGCTTACCGCGAAGGATGAAATTGAGCACCGTGTGAAAGGGCTTGATCTGGGCGCGGACGATTATCTGGTTAAACCTTTTGCCTTGGAAGAACTGCTTGCACGTGTACGTGCGCTGCTTCGGCGTAAGAGTGAGCAAAGTGAAGGTGGAGAGCAAGCGGTTTCTTATGAAGATATTACGCTGGATGTGGATTCACGTGAGGTTACCCGTGCCGGTAAAAGACTGGAGCTAACAGCGAAGGAGTTTGAGCTGCTTCATCTTTTTATGCAAAATCCGAAACGTGTACTTTCACGGGATCTGATCATGGATAAAATATGGGGTTATGATTATAGCGGTGAATCTAATGTGCTTGAGGTATACATAGCTATGCTACGTCAAAAGACGGAGGAGCATGGCGGTAAACGCCTCATTCAAACGATCCGGGGTGCCGGTTACATTCTAAGAGGTGACAACTAA
- a CDS encoding SPFH domain-containing protein: MKEKTLRPVSGFWVLALIAVCLAGGIYGAVQEYVAVPVILFVVAGVLCTSFTVVQPNKSVVVTFFGQYVGTIVTSGLFAVIPFSLRKTVSLRVRNFNSVKLKVNDVEGNPIEIAAVIVFKVINSAKALFDVDKYMAFVEIQSETALRHVASKYPYDNFNESGMSLRANADEIAKELATELQERLSISGVEVIEARLTHLAYSTEIASTMLQRQQASAILSARQIIVEGAVGMVDMAIKQLKESGVVELDEERKAAMINNLMVAIVSERGASPVINAGSLY; encoded by the coding sequence ATGAAAGAGAAAACGCTTCGTCCTGTCAGTGGATTTTGGGTTCTCGCATTGATTGCAGTTTGTTTAGCTGGAGGAATTTATGGTGCTGTTCAGGAGTATGTCGCAGTGCCAGTCATTCTGTTCGTTGTAGCTGGAGTTCTATGTACAAGTTTTACGGTTGTGCAGCCCAATAAGTCGGTCGTAGTTACCTTTTTCGGGCAATATGTAGGGACTATCGTGACAAGTGGCTTGTTTGCAGTCATTCCGTTCAGTTTGCGCAAGACGGTTTCCCTCCGCGTGCGTAACTTTAACAGTGTCAAGCTGAAGGTTAATGATGTGGAAGGTAATCCGATTGAAATTGCTGCAGTTATCGTATTTAAGGTAATTAACTCTGCAAAAGCGCTTTTTGATGTAGATAAATATATGGCGTTTGTGGAAATCCAAAGTGAAACAGCGCTGCGTCATGTAGCCAGTAAATACCCGTATGATAACTTCAATGAATCGGGCATGTCCCTGCGGGCTAATGCAGATGAGATTGCTAAAGAATTGGCAACCGAGCTGCAAGAACGTTTGTCGATATCTGGTGTAGAGGTCATTGAAGCGCGGCTTACACACTTGGCTTATTCCACAGAAATTGCCAGTACAATGTTGCAACGTCAGCAAGCATCTGCAATTCTGTCCGCTCGTCAAATCATTGTTGAAGGCGCCGTAGGCATGGTCGATATGGCGATTAAACAGCTTAAAGAAAGCGGCGTAGTTGAGCTTGATGAGGAACGCAAAGCGGCGATGATCAATAATCTGATGGTTGCGATCGTGTCGGAGCGCGGAGCGAGTCCGGTCATTAACGCCGGCTCGTTGTACTAA
- a CDS encoding HAMP domain-containing sensor histidine kinase, whose product MGTIFSNTKWLLLFYFLLTGAVSAGLMYAGTCLGYIEVKDYRMWLYLCLGIVLFTVVIGYMAGQRIQRRIDHLDLNMLQVAKGNLSVRMPESDDQSFARVYHEFNVMMDTVENKMQLLQRLGEQEVIEKEQAAESAVLEERRRMARDLHDTVSQQLFAIHMSASSLPKVLKVNEAQGQMVMDQLITMSQMAQKQMRALIAQLRPVELEGRNLFEALEKWFPDYCRQNGLKGMKELELQGELSEAIEHQLFLIIQEAMANIVKHAEARLVSLSLREGSRQVVLSISDDGQGFEHVQQKQGSYGLTTMRERAEKLGGQVEIISRKGAGTTIRVHIPKFVQGNPELEQNRSLGTDTQDEEE is encoded by the coding sequence ATGGGGACAATCTTCAGTAATACCAAATGGTTGCTGTTGTTTTACTTTTTGCTCACTGGAGCGGTAAGCGCTGGATTGATGTATGCAGGCACTTGCCTTGGTTATATCGAAGTGAAGGATTATCGGATGTGGCTGTACTTATGTCTCGGGATTGTGTTGTTCACTGTAGTTATCGGCTACATGGCAGGCCAGCGGATTCAGCGCCGGATTGATCATCTGGATCTGAATATGCTGCAGGTAGCCAAAGGAAATCTGTCCGTACGGATGCCAGAAAGTGACGATCAGTCTTTTGCCCGAGTGTATCACGAGTTTAATGTCATGATGGATACGGTTGAGAATAAGATGCAGCTTCTACAGCGATTGGGTGAACAAGAGGTTATTGAGAAGGAACAGGCAGCGGAGAGTGCGGTGTTGGAGGAAAGAAGGCGTATGGCCCGGGATCTGCATGATACGGTGAGCCAACAGCTTTTTGCCATCCATATGTCCGCTTCTTCGCTGCCTAAAGTTCTGAAGGTCAATGAAGCTCAAGGTCAAATGGTCATGGACCAGTTGATTACAATGTCTCAGATGGCACAAAAACAAATGAGAGCATTAATTGCACAACTGCGTCCAGTGGAGCTGGAAGGTCGAAATCTGTTCGAGGCGCTGGAAAAATGGTTTCCCGATTATTGTCGCCAGAATGGCTTAAAAGGAATGAAGGAGCTCGAACTTCAGGGCGAGTTATCGGAAGCGATCGAACATCAGCTGTTCCTAATTATTCAAGAGGCGATGGCGAATATTGTGAAGCATGCTGAAGCTAGACTGGTCAGCCTATCACTGCGTGAAGGATCAAGACAAGTTGTGCTGAGTATTAGTGATGACGGTCAAGGTTTTGAACATGTGCAGCAAAAACAAGGCTCCTACGGTCTCACCACCATGCGCGAACGCGCGGAGAAACTGGGTGGGCAAGTGGAGATTATTAGCCGCAAGGGTGCGGGAACGACGATCCGTGTACATATTCCTAAGTTTGTTCAAGGGAACCCAGAATTAGAGCAGAATAGATCGTTAGGAACAGATACACAGGACGAGGAGGAGTAG
- a CDS encoding 3D domain-containing protein produces MSNEAHSVAPVLPATTKNKPAATKAPQSTKAPTTKTNGGSGSSKQLPNSIPVAAPAEDQIITSMKVMATGYTAGYESTGKTSKHPEYGITYSGVKVRRDKNTVSTIAADPKVLPLGSILYIPGYGYAIVADTGSAIKGRKIDLYFATTKQVYKEWGKKSVVVQLIKRGNGTCTEVMLKKLSQAIETYKAVPQSLLEESI; encoded by the coding sequence ATGTCAAACGAGGCGCATTCCGTCGCACCTGTATTACCTGCAACAACAAAAAATAAACCAGCAGCGACAAAGGCACCGCAGAGCACCAAAGCTCCAACCACTAAAACAAATGGTGGCAGCGGATCCTCAAAACAGTTACCAAATTCTATTCCTGTAGCCGCTCCTGCGGAAGACCAGATTATTACTTCAATGAAAGTAATGGCGACTGGCTATACTGCGGGTTATGAATCTACAGGTAAAACATCTAAGCATCCCGAATATGGAATCACCTATTCAGGTGTAAAAGTGCGCAGAGATAAGAATACAGTCTCAACCATTGCTGCTGACCCTAAGGTTTTGCCGTTGGGTAGTATTCTTTATATACCGGGCTATGGATACGCCATAGTTGCTGATACGGGCTCGGCTATTAAAGGGCGGAAGATTGATCTGTATTTTGCTACTACGAAACAGGTGTATAAGGAATGGGGCAAAAAATCGGTTGTAGTTCAACTCATTAAGCGTGGTAACGGGACTTGCACGGAAGTCATGCTGAAGAAGCTGAGCCAAGCGATTGAGACTTACAAAGCAGTGCCGCAATCCCTGCTCGAAGAATCCATTTAA
- a CDS encoding S1C family serine protease — protein MDDNKNNFNRDNGPAPDREWDNNNNSSNNNTSSETGSSSYYYSYGPFKSLNKDENNADGGAQHYNRMEPERVEVTPPQPVKPLPYNTSLRTTGYDGNGGGRGGNGGGGSEGGGGWQYNKKPKSSLKTVLVSFLAGMVVLSGSMYMADRGNWFTGDTATTVASSGTNGTAKTTGESAGVAPSTSTTSLVTGSRDVTGVVDAVGPAVVKIETLVKSNSRNGSSSSPNLSDPFSQFFFGDQYSGNGSSQNEQDSKSGSDSSSQLIPYGIGTGFIYEKSGYILTNQHVIDNADVIQVTVDGVTKPYEAKLLGSSKDLDLAVLKIEGDSDFPTVALGDSDSIKVGSEVVAIGNPQGFDHTVTSGVLSAKGRSIDINEEDGSGTRNYKNLLQTDASINPGNSGGPLLNMNGQVIGMNVAVSTDSQGIGFAIAVNTIKEVVDKLEANQAIPKEPVPFIGATLMTITDEVAKQMGTDIKEGSVVADIIYKSPAYTADLRPYDIITGANGTKYATNQDLITFIQTLKVGDKVTLNVVRDGKTMDLSVTIGNKNDFDTTTTQQSQQQ, from the coding sequence ATGGACGATAACAAAAACAACTTCAATCGCGACAATGGACCAGCACCAGATCGGGAATGGGACAATAATAACAATAGCAGCAATAATAATACTTCATCTGAAACAGGATCATCATCCTACTACTATTCTTACGGACCTTTTAAATCTTTGAACAAAGATGAGAATAACGCTGACGGAGGCGCGCAGCACTACAATCGGATGGAGCCAGAACGGGTCGAGGTTACACCTCCACAGCCTGTAAAGCCATTACCATATAACACATCACTTCGTACCACTGGTTATGATGGCAATGGTGGTGGCCGCGGAGGAAATGGCGGTGGCGGTTCTGAAGGTGGCGGCGGCTGGCAATATAATAAAAAACCAAAAAGCTCGTTAAAAACAGTGCTGGTATCATTCCTAGCCGGTATGGTCGTTCTCTCGGGCTCAATGTATATGGCAGACAGAGGTAACTGGTTTACGGGAGATACAGCTACAACTGTTGCTAGCTCCGGAACGAATGGAACGGCGAAGACAACGGGCGAGAGTGCAGGTGTTGCGCCTTCTACTTCTACTACATCCTTGGTGACTGGATCTCGTGATGTGACAGGTGTTGTTGATGCGGTGGGACCAGCAGTCGTTAAGATTGAGACACTAGTGAAATCTAATTCGCGTAATGGAAGCTCATCCAGCCCGAATCTGAGTGATCCCTTCTCACAATTTTTCTTCGGGGATCAATACAGTGGAAATGGTTCTTCACAAAATGAACAGGATTCCAAATCAGGATCGGATTCTTCATCACAGCTTATCCCTTATGGAATTGGAACAGGCTTCATTTATGAGAAATCCGGCTATATTTTGACCAACCAGCACGTAATTGACAATGCTGATGTAATCCAAGTCACCGTGGATGGCGTAACCAAGCCTTATGAAGCGAAGCTGCTAGGTTCTAGCAAAGATCTGGATTTGGCTGTGCTTAAAATTGAAGGAGATAGTGATTTCCCTACCGTAGCACTTGGAGATTCGGATAGCATAAAGGTAGGTTCAGAAGTGGTTGCTATCGGTAACCCACAAGGCTTCGACCATACTGTAACTTCCGGTGTTCTTAGTGCAAAAGGACGCAGTATTGATATTAACGAAGAAGATGGCAGTGGAACTCGTAATTACAAAAACCTGCTGCAAACCGATGCTTCTATCAACCCGGGTAACTCAGGTGGGCCGTTGCTCAACATGAATGGACAGGTAATCGGGATGAACGTAGCCGTCAGCACGGATTCTCAAGGTATTGGTTTCGCAATCGCTGTGAATACGATTAAAGAAGTCGTAGATAAACTGGAAGCCAACCAAGCCATTCCGAAAGAGCCGGTACCTTTCATTGGTGCAACTCTTATGACGATTACAGATGAGGTTGCTAAGCAAATGGGTACGGATATTAAAGAAGGTTCTGTGGTTGCAGATATCATCTATAAATCCCCAGCGTATACCGCTGATCTGCGCCCTTACGATATCATTACCGGTGCGAATGGAACGAAGTATGCAACCAACCAAGATCTGATTACTTTCATTCAAACGTTAAAAGTTGGTGATAAAGTAACATTAAATGTTGTGCGCGACGGTAAAACCATGGATCTTTCAGTTACCATCGGTAACAAAAATGATTTTGATACAACGACTACACAACAAAGTCAGCAGCAATAA
- the thrS gene encoding threonine--tRNA ligase: MSVSIKLPDGSVREYAEGSSIDDVAASISSGLRKNAAAGKMNGIVVDLSTPLEEGALVEIVTLDSPEGLEVMRHSTAHLMAQAVRRLFGTKEVKLGVGPVIEDGFYYDMDLEHPLNPEDLLKIEKEMDRIISENLPIVRKEVSRKEALEIFGELGDPYKLELIEALPEDSVISIYEQGEFFDLCRGPHVPSTAKIKVFKLMNVAGAYWRGDSKNKMLQRVYGTAWIKKAQLDEHLRLLEEAKKRDHRKLGKELEIFTFNQLVGQGLPIWLPKGAKLRSILERYIVDLEASLGYQHVYTPVLGNVELYKTSGHWEHYQEDMFPKMTIDNEEFVLRPMNCPHHMMIYKSSMHSYRDLPIRIAELGIQHRYEMSGALTGLHRVRSMTLNDSHIFCRLDQIKGEFIRVIELIKQVYSDFGINDYRFRLSYRDPKDTEKYYANDEMWETAQRMLREVVEEAGLPFYEAEGEAAFYGPKLDVQIKTVLGKEETLSTVQIDFLLPERFELEYIGDDGQKHRPVVLHRGILGTMERFVAFLLENFAGSLPLWLSPQQVKVIPVSTAFDDYAKEVTDKLRRRGISAEADLRNEKLGYKIREAQLEKLPYMFVVGENEMNAQTVSIRKRGEGDIGAKPLQEVIELLSQEIADRVIS, encoded by the coding sequence ATGTCAGTAAGTATTAAGCTTCCGGACGGTTCTGTCCGTGAATACGCAGAGGGTAGCAGTATTGATGATGTAGCAGCTTCTATTAGCAGTGGCCTGCGCAAAAATGCAGCAGCGGGGAAAATGAACGGTATCGTTGTAGATTTATCTACTCCCCTTGAAGAGGGCGCACTGGTAGAGATCGTAACTTTGGATTCACCTGAAGGTCTGGAGGTTATGCGTCACAGTACAGCTCACTTGATGGCTCAAGCTGTCAGACGTTTGTTCGGAACAAAAGAAGTTAAGCTTGGTGTAGGTCCGGTCATTGAAGATGGCTTCTACTACGATATGGATCTGGAACATCCTCTAAATCCTGAAGATTTGCTCAAAATCGAAAAGGAAATGGACCGCATAATTTCGGAGAACCTGCCGATCGTGCGCAAAGAAGTTAGCCGCAAGGAAGCACTTGAAATTTTCGGTGAGCTAGGTGATCCTTACAAGCTGGAATTGATCGAGGCATTGCCTGAAGATAGCGTGATTTCTATCTATGAACAAGGTGAATTCTTCGATCTATGCCGCGGACCGCATGTGCCGTCGACTGCCAAGATCAAAGTCTTTAAATTGATGAATGTAGCTGGTGCTTACTGGCGTGGCGACAGCAAGAATAAGATGCTTCAACGCGTATACGGCACAGCTTGGATTAAAAAAGCTCAGCTTGATGAGCATCTTCGCCTGCTTGAAGAAGCGAAGAAACGCGACCACCGGAAGCTTGGTAAAGAGCTTGAAATCTTTACATTTAATCAATTGGTAGGACAAGGCTTGCCAATCTGGTTGCCTAAGGGTGCCAAATTGCGCAGTATTCTGGAGCGTTATATCGTAGATCTGGAAGCAAGTCTTGGCTATCAGCATGTATACACACCAGTTCTGGGTAATGTTGAACTGTACAAAACTTCAGGACACTGGGAGCACTATCAAGAGGATATGTTCCCTAAGATGACTATCGACAATGAAGAATTTGTTCTTCGTCCAATGAACTGCCCGCATCACATGATGATTTATAAGAGCTCGATGCACAGCTACCGTGATCTGCCGATCCGTATTGCTGAGCTTGGTATCCAGCACCGTTATGAAATGTCAGGCGCATTGACTGGCTTACACCGTGTACGTTCGATGACTCTTAATGACTCCCATATTTTCTGCCGTCTGGACCAAATTAAAGGCGAGTTCATTCGTGTAATCGAATTGATTAAACAGGTATACAGTGACTTTGGTATTAATGACTACCGTTTCCGGTTGTCCTATCGTGATCCTAAGGATACAGAGAAATATTATGCGAATGACGAAATGTGGGAAACTGCACAGCGGATGTTGCGTGAGGTAGTAGAGGAAGCAGGACTGCCGTTCTACGAAGCAGAAGGCGAAGCTGCATTCTATGGTCCTAAACTTGATGTGCAAATTAAAACTGTATTAGGTAAAGAAGAGACTCTGTCTACTGTACAAATCGACTTCTTGCTGCCTGAACGTTTTGAACTGGAATATATCGGTGATGATGGTCAAAAACACCGTCCAGTCGTTCTGCACCGCGGAATCTTGGGTACTATGGAACGTTTCGTTGCCTTCCTGTTAGAGAACTTTGCGGGCTCGCTGCCGCTTTGGTTATCTCCACAGCAGGTTAAAGTAATTCCTGTATCGACAGCGTTCGACGATTATGCCAAGGAAGTTACAGACAAGCTGCGTCGCCGTGGTATCTCTGCTGAGGCAGATCTCCGCAATGAGAAGCTGGGTTATAAGATCCGCGAAGCTCAGCTTGAGAAACTGCCATACATGTTCGTAGTTGGCGAGAATGAGATGAACGCTCAGACGGTCTCCATCCGTAAACGCGGGGAAGGCGACATTGGAGCTAAGCCGCTTCAAGAAGTGATTGAGCTCTTGTCTCAGGAAATTGCTGATCGTGTGATTTCCTAA